Part of the Acidimicrobiia bacterium genome is shown below.
ACGGCGTGCGGGGGTCGGTCACGTCGCCGCGCCGCCTGGGGTCATCGGCCCTGCCAGTTCGGCGGCCGCTTCTCGGCGAACGCCTTCGGCCCCTCCACGGCGTCCTCGGTCTGGAAGATGTAGGAGGAGATCATCGACTCGTTGCGGTAGGCCTCGGAGAGGCTCATGCCGAGGCCCTCCCACACGCTCTGCTTCGTGGCCTGGACCGCGAGCGGGGCGTTGGCGGTGATGCGGCGCGCGTAGCCGTACGCGGCGTCGAGCAGCTCCTCGCGAGGGACGACCGCGTTCAGGAGGCCCATCTCGTACGCGCGCTGGGCGGGGATCAGGTCGGCGCAGAGCAGGAACTCCATGGCCTGGGCAAAGGGGATCTGGCGGGGCAGCCGGACCGTGGTGCCGCCGCCGGCGAAGAGCCCGCGCTTGGGCTCCATCACCGCGAACTTCGCCTCTGGGCAGGCCACGCGGATGTCGACCCCGCCGAGCATCTCCATGCCCCCCGCGGTGCA
Proteins encoded:
- a CDS encoding enoyl-CoA hydratase-related protein; protein product: EAKNSADMEHFRQLRESWDRFAADPEAWVAIITGVGDAFFTGADLKRYIPEVTRLQRQIADGGVQEVDGYRLEDGTKAVLRGAKIWKPIIAAVNGFCTAGGMEMLGGVDIRVACPEAKFAVMEPKRGLFAGGGTTVRLPRQIPFAQAMEFLLCADLIPAQRAYEMGLLNAVVPREELLDAAYGYARRITANAPLAVQATKQSVWEGLGMSLSEAYRNESMISSYIFQTEDAVEGPKAFAEKRPPNWQGR